In the Haloarcula salinisoli genome, GAAGAAATTGTGATGCGACTTCCACGTCCAGTGGTTCCGGAGTTGTTTCTCGCTACGTACCACCGTCACTTCGCGAGGCTCGTGGTCCCTACTCCTCGACCAGCTCCTCGGCCAGCAGCGGCACGAACCTCCGCAATCCACCTTTTTCTGCCTCGGGTGTGCTCACTACGCTCGCACACCACTCGTTGAAAAACGTGGGCGAAAAAGGCCACTCGCGGCGCAACGCGCCGCTCGTGGTCCCTACTCCTCGACCAGCTCCTCGGCCAGCAACGGCACGAACGTGCCGATGTCGGTGACCATTCCCACCGCCTGCGCGGAGCCGCGGTCGACCAGCTGCGTGACGGTGGCGGGGCTGATATCCACACAGACGACCGGCGTCGTGGAGGGGAGGCAGTTGCCGACGGCCACCGAGTGCAGCAGTGTCGAGAGCATCAACACCATGTCGGCCTCGTGGGCCTGCGCTCGGATGGCGTTCTGTGCTTCGACGGCGTCGGTGATGGTGTCGGGCAGCGGGCCGTCGTCGCGAATCGAGCCCGCCAGCACGAACGGGCGGTCGTTGGCGACACACTCGTACATCACGCCGGACTCGATAGTCCCCGACTCGACGGCCGCTTCGATGCCGCCCTCGCGGATGACCTCGCTGATGGCGTAGATGTGGTGTTTGTGGCCGTGACGAGCGTGGTCCAGTGTCTCGGTGTCGACGCCCAGCGACGTGCCATAGAGGTCCCGCTCGATGTCGTGAACCGCGAAACCGTTGCCAGCTGAGAGCATATCGATGTGGCCCTCGCGAACGAGGCGAGCGAGGTCCTCGCGGGCGCCGGAGTGGATGAGCGCCGGCCCACAGACCGCGAGTACGTCCCCGCCCGACTCGCTGGTCTCTCGCATCGCGTCGGCGATCTGGCGGATAGTCGACTCCGAGGGCCGTTCGGCGGAGACGCCGCCCTGCATGAATCCAAAGGTCCCACCCGAGTCCCGCGGTCGTTCCGGCGGTTCGACCCTGATACCGGTGTCGCCCGTGACGACGCGGTCGCCCGCCTCGATGGCGTTCAGGACCTTGGTGTAGGCGCGGGGGCCGTCCGAACCGTCACTCGATGGCTCGGGTTCGACGACGATGGCACAGTCCATCTCCATGTTCTCGACCGGGAGCCACTCGTCCTCGTAGCGGACGAACGTCGGGTGGTTCGTCGTCGAGTAGAAGCCGTCTGGGACCACCCGGTCGGCCGGCGCCCGCTCCAGTGTCGCGTCGGTCGGGTCGGCCGGGTTCGCGCCGTGCTGGTGGAGTTCGTGGACGATGGACTGGAGCGTCTCTGTGTCGTCGGCCTCGACCAGTAACCTGGCGTAGGATTCCTCTTCCTTCCGCCGGCCGATGTCGAACGCCTCCACGGTGAACGAACCGCCCATATCCATCACGATGCTGAAGGCTGTCCCCATCGTCCCGGAGTCGATGATGTGACCCGCCAGTTCCACCTCGCGAGAAACCGTCATGCGTGTGGAATGGTGACAAGACGCAAAGACGGTTGGGGTGGGTATCGAAACGTGTCGGAAAGAGAGAGTCTAGTAATTGCTCCCTTGGGTTATTTCGATTGAGTAGTCCGGCTGAGTGTACACCTTCCTGAGTTCGCGGAGTCCCACGAAAGTCATGACGCCTCCGAACGGCACAGCTATGAATGCTCTCCCGGGGTTATAAAAAGAAAATAG is a window encoding:
- a CDS encoding TIGR00300 family protein; translated protein: MTVSREVELAGHIIDSGTMGTAFSIVMDMGGSFTVEAFDIGRRKEEESYARLLVEADDTETLQSIVHELHQHGANPADPTDATLERAPADRVVPDGFYSTTNHPTFVRYEDEWLPVENMEMDCAIVVEPEPSSDGSDGPRAYTKVLNAIEAGDRVVTGDTGIRVEPPERPRDSGGTFGFMQGGVSAERPSESTIRQIADAMRETSESGGDVLAVCGPALIHSGAREDLARLVREGHIDMLSAGNGFAVHDIERDLYGTSLGVDTETLDHARHGHKHHIYAISEVIREGGIEAAVESGTIESGVMYECVANDRPFVLAGSIRDDGPLPDTITDAVEAQNAIRAQAHEADMVLMLSTLLHSVAVGNCLPSTTPVVCVDISPATVTQLVDRGSAQAVGMVTDIGTFVPLLAEELVEE